One Brassica napus cultivar Da-Ae chromosome A5, Da-Ae, whole genome shotgun sequence DNA window includes the following coding sequences:
- the LOC125608944 gene encoding histone H1.8-like codes for MDPSLPPPFTAFPPFTNSNPFPPPQHPFSSAVAQANNNQFFQPSPPVPSHPSVNHPHYSEMICSAISALNEPDGSSKQAISRYIERFYTGIPPAHGSLLTHHLRTLKNSGVLVMVKKSYKLAAAVLEPPRSGFNETQQLPDPAATSAPQTQTQKRGRGRPPKAKPTLEQNQLAVSEQMQAQPPPVKRPPGRPRKDGALPTVKASVPGGEEIAKRRGRPPSGRAAGRERKPAVVPAPVSVFPYVANGGVRRRGRPKRLDAGASSVAPPPKADGGGEQVAKRGRGRPPKIGGVIRKAMKPKRGYFRTGRPVGRPRKNAASKGASGQQDTSFGELKKKFELFQEKAKEIVNVLKAEVGGSDNQAVVQAIHDLEELTVTKRETAEEPRYMEDVQPDELYFENEPQPDGHGQGQVQTEAEAMQEALF; via the exons aTGGATCCTTCTCTGCCTCCTCCGTTCACTGCTTTTCCTCCCTTCACCAACTCCAACCCTTTCCCCCCTCCCCAACACCCCTTCTCCTCGGCCGTCGCGCAGGCTAACAACAACCAGTTCTTTCAACCATCGCCGCCAGTTCCTTCTCATCCATCCGTCAACCACCCTCATTACTCCGAA ATGATTTGCAGTGCGATCTCTGCTTTGAACGAACCAGACGGGTCAAGCAAGCAAGCGATTTCGAGGTACATCGAGAGATTCTACACGGGGATACCTCCTGCTCATGGCTCTTTGCTGACTCACCATCTCAGGACTCTCAAGAACAGTGGTGTTCTCGTCATGGTGAAGAAATCTTACAAACTCGCAGCTGCTGTTCTTGAACCTCCCAGATCTGGTTTCAACGAGACCCAACAGTTACCTGATCCGGCCGCGACTTCTGCTCCTCAAACTCAAACTCAGAAGCGTGGTCGTGGTCGACCTCCAAAGGCAAAACCCACCTTGGAACAGAACCAGTTAGCTGTTTCTGAGCAGATGCAGGCTCAGCCGCCGCCAGTTAAGAGACCACCAGGTCGTCCCAGGAAAGATGGAGCTTTGCCGACAGTGAAGGCTTCCGTTCCCGGCGGTGAGGAAATTGCGAAGCGAAGAGGTCGGCCACCAAGTGGAAGGGCGGCGGGGAGGGAGAGAAAGCCAGCAGTGGTGCCGGCTCCGGTTTCGGTGTTTCCTTACGTTGCTAACGGTGGTGTTAGACGCAGAGGGAGACCGAAGAGACTTGACGCAGGTGCTTCTTCTGTTGCACCACCACCTAAGGCAGATGGTGGGGGAGAGCAGGTTGCCAAGAGAGGACGAGGACGGCCTCCTAAGATCGGAGGTGTGATCAGGAAGGCGATGAAGCCAAAGAGAGGCTATTTTCGTACTGGAAGACCCGTAGGAAGACCCAGAAAG AATGCTGCTTCAAAGGGTGCTTCCGGACAACAAGATACTAGCTTTGGTGAACTCAAGAAGAAGTTTGAATTGTTT CAAGAGAAAGCTAAGGAAATTGTTAATGTGTTGAAAGCTGAGGTCGGAGGAAGTGATAATCAAGCTGTGGTTCAAGCTATACATGACTTGGAAGAGCTAACGGTAACAAAAAGGGAGACAGCAGAGGAGCCACGCTACATGGAAGACGTGCAGCCAGATGAACTATACTTTGAAAATGAACCCCAGCCCGACGGACATGGACAAGGGCAGGTGCAGACAGAAGCAGAGGCTATGCAAGAAGCTCTGTTCTGA
- the LOC125608945 gene encoding putative DNA-binding protein At1g48610, translated as MAKTARTPSASHGAGPEVPRSDAAGNKLPSGSTAATDSQKRGRGRPPKSKSDSQDGAVSAAQPARKPSGRPKRNLATAAVATAPAAAGRPRRSNTVRATESQVAGSRKRGRPKKDDVAAPAKKRGRKPKSEPVAKKTVGRPKNGASDPRELKKKAALLQKKVKQAADKLKIAVSAIEEVQEIAAGM; from the exons ATGGCGAAAACAGCTAGAACTCCTTCCGCGTCTCACGGAGCTGGTCCCGAAGTTCCAAGATCCGATGCCGCCGGCAACAAACTTCCTTCTGGCTCCACCGCTGCTACTGATTCTCAGAAACGCGGCCGTGGACGACCGCCGAAGTCCAAATCCGACTCTCAGGACGGTGCCGTTTCAGCAGCTCAGCCGGCTAGGAAACCAAGCGGTCGCCCGAAAAGAAACCTAGCTACAGCAGCTGTTGCGACTGCGCCTGCGGCAGCAGGTAGGCCAAGGAGGTCCAACACTGTGCGTGCGACGGAGTCTCAGGTCGCTGGATCTAGGAAGCGTGGGAGGCCAAAGAAAGATGATGTGGCAGCTCCAGCTAAGAAACGTGGACGGAAACCTAAATCTGAACCTGTTGCTAAGAAGACTGTGGGCAGGCCAAAGAAT GGAGCATCAGACCCAAGAGAGCTCAAGAAGAAAGCCGCACTCTTA CAAAAGAAAGTGAAGCAGGCTGCAGATAAGCTGAAGATAGCAGTTTCAGCAATCGAGGAGGTCCAAGAGATAGCTGCAGGAATGTAG